The following proteins are encoded in a genomic region of Neospora caninum Liverpool complete genome, chromosome XI:
- a CDS encoding putative myosin heavy chain, whose amino-acid sequence MMDAAEGSPGLGRAAGFAAVRLRQQRRQMELLTEMTKNLCEETKKANAQPVAAPSAPELLRLRCENEELRMAQRKKESELSAAKSAHWQVVSQLEQRIHALETNVAAAKAAVKEVELLGNRRVLELRKLVSDSEEKNSLLTAKVEKAEAEMSALRAQTDRGRAEAEEERKRLDEQFFDLQKSLQKEREDRDEAQQQVMKLTGQLAEKDEELAIERAAKAEATERLEKDFAFQRETLESVISGLQRNLREVAAAKESDMDDRALYAEMKAKCTKYAEQVQALQKEVVEAARQQEALEQQRQQVDQQKRQERELEETTRALRETELVKEQRERDLQEWEKLAASFVLDEPPSREAFRRYLLLLVNALQALQFEKTTANAQIESLQQRLKETEETLKARQETEKLLEAKLVQAEQRSTHLAREASEAKQQTEILKIRLAGALSATSEEVTRLLTSARASDEAKKRDTNPAQAGEAPDQPEGHTGDAASLETKIRELHAQAEASERIISHLENAKARLESEFKAAQQLAEASVTLQREKDELATANSQLTAELQRAADRVSELHRRAEASQREATDLRVQAGRERNLQGNLQRARERIASLELQLARGAPDSQQLQRQVETLTAEVAGAKERLKLLKDSYTKQISGVRDAIYHTLGWSISYRAPTGSQEESVTLQSLYSTHDGLVVFTRGNAAGGEASESSADESGGPASRKRRRGSTDSAQSVGREGETRDEEKERGQSGAGKGIPEGAAAGPPAPENPQRDKFLSRFAKERFRVSFLNAYATKYEKDDQFRARCASLAWPAFTAMLCLDELQAIRAQFGSRIPKNVHGMLLPMP is encoded by the exons ATGATGGATGCCGCGGAAGGCTCTCCGGGGCTGGGCAGAGCCGCAGGCTTCGCCGCTGTGCGCTtgcgacagcagagacgacaAATGGAACTGTTGACGGAGATGACGAAAAACCTGTgtgaagaaacaaaaaag GCCAATGCTCAGCCAGTTGCCGCCCCTTCGGCTCCGGAgttgcttcgccttcgctgtgAGAACGAGGAGCTGCGCATGGCccagcggaagaaagagagcgaactATCCGCGGCAAAAT CGGCGCACTGGCAAGTCGTTTCTCAGTTGGAGCAGCGCATTCATGCCCTCGAGACAAATGTGGCAGCGGCCAAGGCAGCGGTCAAAGAAGTTGAACTC CTGGGCAACCGGCGCGTGCTGGAGCTCCGGAAGCTTGTCTCTGACTCCGAAGAGAAGAATTCGCTCTTGACAGCTAAAGtggagaaggccgaggcggagatGAGCGCTCTCCGAGCACAGACGGACAGGGGTCgggccgaggcagaagaagagcggaaaagacTTGACGAGCAGTTCTTCGACCTCCAGAAGTCTCTGCAGAAGGAacgggaagacagagacgaggctcAGCAGCAAGTCATGAAACTGACGGGCCAGCtggcggagaaggacgaggaactCGCGATCGAAAGAGCGGCCAAAGCTGAGGCGACTGAAAGA CTCGAAAAAGATTTCGCTTTTCAACGGGAGACGCTCGAGAGCGTCATCAGCGGTCTGCAGAGGAACTTGCGCGAAGTGGCGGCGGCCAAGGAATCC GACATGGACGACCGTGCGTTGTACGCAGAAATGAAGGCAAAGTGCACG AAGTACGCAGAGCAAGTGCAGGCGCTACAGAAGGAGGTCGTGGAAGCCGCGCGTCAACAGGAAGCTCTCGagcagcagcgacagcaggTGGACcagcagaagagacaagagcggGAGTTGGAGGAAACCACGCGGGCTCTGCGAGAGACCGAACTGGTGAAGGAACAGCGAGAACGCGATCTACAAGAATGGGAAAAACTGGCTGCCT CTTTTGTGTTGGATGAACCCCCGAGTCGAGAGGCGTTTCGACGGTACCTGCTTCTCCTCGTGAATGCGCTCCAAGCTCTCCAGTTTGAGAAAACGACGGCGAACGCCCAGATCGAAAGCCTGCAGCAGAGGCTGAAGGAGACTGAGGAGACGCTcaaggcgaggcaggagacggagaagctgCTGGAGGCGAAACTCGTGCAGGCCGAGCAGCGATCGACGCACTTGGCACGCGAAGCTTCAGAGGCCAAACAACAAACCGAGATCCTAAAG ATTCGCCTGGCAGGGGCGCTCAGCGCAACGAGCGAGGAAGTGACGCGCCTGCTGACTTCTGCGCGCGCGTcggacgaagcgaagaagagggacacgaaCCCTGCGCaggccggcgaggcgcccgACCAGCCAGAGGGACACACCGGAGACGCGGCCTCCCTGGAGACCAAGATCcgcgaactgcatgcacaggcagAGGCGTCCGAAAGAATCATTTCGCATCTCGAGAACGCG AAGGCGCGACTGGAGAGCGAATTCAAGGCGGCTCAGCAACTCGCTGAGGCCTCTGTTACGCtccagcgagaaaaagatgAGCTTGCGACC GCAAACAGCCAGTTGACTGCGGAGCTCCAGCGGGCTGCGGATCGCGTCTCCGAGCTCCACCGTCGCGCGG AAGCCTCTCAGCGCGAAGCAACCGATTTGCGGGTGCAAGCGGGCAGAGAACGGAACTTGCAAGGCAATCTGCAACGCGCACGCGAGCGAATTGCCTCTCTCGAACTCCAGCTAGCTCGAGGCGCTCCAGACTCTCAGCAGCTCCAGAGACAAGTCGAGACGCTGACGGCAGAGGTCGCcggggcgaaagagagactcAAACTGCTCAAGGACAGCTACACAAAGCAAATTTC GGGCGTTCGCGACGCAATCTATCACACGCTGGGGTGGAGTATTTCGTACAGAGCGC CTACAGGAAGTCAAGAGGAATCTGTGACGCTGCAAAGCTTGTATTCCACACACGACGGCCTTGTCGTTTTTACGCGCGGAAACGCCGCTGGCGGAGAGGCCTCCGAGAGCTCCGCCGACGAAAGTGGGGGCCCCGCGAGCcgcaaaagaagaagaggctcgaCAGACAGCGCGCAGAGTGTGGGGCGCGAGGGTGAGACgagggacgaagaaaaagagaggggacagtCCGGAGCGGGGAAGGGGATccccgaaggcgccgccgctggCCCTCCTGCCCCAGAAAACCCACAGCGCGACaagtttctctcgcgtttcgccaaAGAGAGATTCCGCGTTAGCTTTCTCAACGCCTATGCCACGAAATACGAAAAAGACGACCAATTT AGAGCACGGTGTGCGAGTCTTGCGTGGCCAGCCTTCACAGCCATGCTCTGTCTCGACGAGCTCCAAGCCATTCGAGCTCAGTTTGGGAGTCGCATTCCGAAAAATGTCCACGGCATGTTGCTTCCCATGCCGTAA